The genomic window ACGGCGCTGCAATCTGCGATGCGTGCACTGTTACGCCCATGCCCGGGACCAGGTTTTTCCCGATGAGATGACCGGCGCCGAGGGGAAAAAGGTCCTGGATGACCTGGCGCAATTCGGAACGCCCGTGGTGCTCTTTTCGGGCGGGGAGCCGCTGATGCGCCCCGACCTGGTCGAGTTGGCCGCCTATGCGGTCGAAAAGGGAATGCGGGCGGTGATCTCGACCAACGGGACGCTCATCACTCCCGCGGTCGCCCGCGAGCTCAAGACCGTGGGCCTGTCCTATGTCGGCATCAGCCTTGACGGCATGGAGCCGGTCAACGACCGTTTCCGCGGTGTGAAGGGGGCTTTTCGGATGGCGCTGGACGGGATAACCGCTTGCCGGGAAGCGGGAATCAAGGTGGGGTTGCGCTTTACCATGAACCGCCTGAACGCGCGCGAAATTCCGGCTGTGTTCGATCTGCTGGAAGCACGGGACATCCCGCGGGTCTGTTTCTACCACCTCGTTTACGCCGGACGCGGCACCAAGCTCATGGAGGAGGACCTCTCCCATGAGGAGACCCGCGCCGCGGTGGACCTCATCATCGACCGGACCAGGGACCTGCACGAGCGCGGCAAGCCCAAGGAGGTTCTGACCGTCGACAACCATGCGGACGGCCCCTACCTCTACCTGAGAATGCTGCGTGAAGGATCGACGAGAGCTTCCGAGGTGCTGGAGTTGCTGCAGATGAACGAAGGCAACAACTCGGGCCGGGGAATCGGGTGCATCAGTTGGGACGGCAGCGTGCACGCCGACCAGTTCTGGCGCCACTATTCCTTCGGCAATGTGCGGCAGAGGCCTTTCAGCGAAATCTGGACGGACGTCTCCAACCCCCTTATGAATCAGCTCAAGGACAAGAAGCTCCATGTGAAGGGCCGATGTGCCGAATGCCGTTGGCTCGGGGTCTGCGGGGGGAATTTCCGGGTGCGCTCGGAAGCTGCCACCGGCGATCTGTGGGCGCCGGACCCCGCCTGCTATCTGACGGAACGGGAGATTGCCGGGTAGACGAGCGGGCCGTCGCGCCTGTTGTCGGGCTATTGAATCCTCCATCCGGATGCTCTTCCCGTTGGATAAGGGAAGCGATCGGATTACGGCTCGCGGCGATAACCTTGGGCGGGGCGCCCCGGAGGCATTCTCCGGCGTGTCCAAAGAGACAACCGGGTCATGGGGCACGCGAGCGGGAAGCCATCCCGACCCGTCCCTTCGGGAGGGCGAAGGATGCCGGACCGACTTCGTGTGGGAAGCCGCCGGCTTCCCGTTTGCAAATGGGTGATCGCACGCCCGCGATTGCGAACATGGGATTGGCTGCGACGGCTCCGCGGATGATTTTGCTGAACGTGGACCTCCACTTTGAACCTCGAGAAGGGGAAGACAATGTACTTTCCGGTGTATCGGCCCAGGCGCTTTCGGCGCACTGAAAACCTGCGACGGATGGTCAGGGAGACGTCCCTCAGGGTGGACCAACTGGTGTATCCTCTGTTCGTGATGCCCGGGAAAGGGGTGAAGAACCCGGTTCCGTCCATGCCCGGGGTCCACCAGTTCTCCGTGGACACGCTGCTCAAGGAAGTGAAAAGCGCCGCGGGCCTGAACATCCCTGCCGTGTTGCTGTTCGGCCTGCCTTCCGCCAAGGACGAGTGGGGGAGTGAGGCTCATGCGGAAAGCGGTGCGGTTCAACAGGCGACCCGGGCCATCAAGGACCGGTATCCCGACCTGGTGGTGATCACCGACGTGTGTTTGTGTGAATACACCAGCCACGGACACTGCGGTCTTCTCAAGGGCAAGGAGGTGGATAACGACGCCACGCTCGAGGTGCTGGCGAAGACGGCGTTGTCCCACGCGCAGTCGGGGGCGGACCTGGTGGCGCCTTCCGACATGATGGACGGGAGAGTGGGAGCCATCAGGGAGGCGCTCGATGAGAGCGGGCTCGACCAGGTGGGCATCCTGGCATACTCCGCAAAGTACTGTTCGGGATTCTACGGTCCGTTCCGGGACGCGGCGGACTCGGCGCCTCAGTTCGGAGACCGCCGCGCCTACCAGATGGATATGGCCAACTCCGAGGAAGCCATGAGGGAAGTCGCCCTGGATATCGAGGAAGGCGCGGACATGGTCATGGTCAAGCCCGCTTTGCCCTACCTGGACATCATTCGCCGGGTCAAGGACGAGTTCGACCGGCCGGTGGCGGCCTACAACGTGAGCGGCGAATACGCCATGATCAAGGCGGCGGCGGCCAACGGCTGGCTGGACGAACAGCGGGTCATGATGGAAACCCTCATTGCGATCAGGCGGGCGGGCGCCGACCTGATCCTGACCTAT from Syntrophobacter fumaroxidans MPOB includes these protein-coding regions:
- the hemB gene encoding porphobilinogen synthase: MYFPVYRPRRFRRTENLRRMVRETSLRVDQLVYPLFVMPGKGVKNPVPSMPGVHQFSVDTLLKEVKSAAGLNIPAVLLFGLPSAKDEWGSEAHAESGAVQQATRAIKDRYPDLVVITDVCLCEYTSHGHCGLLKGKEVDNDATLEVLAKTALSHAQSGADLVAPSDMMDGRVGAIREALDESGLDQVGILAYSAKYCSGFYGPFRDAADSAPQFGDRRAYQMDMANSEEAMREVALDIEEGADMVMVKPALPYLDIIRRVKDEFDRPVAAYNVSGEYAMIKAAAANGWLDEQRVMMETLIAIRRAGADLILTYFAKDAAKVLRA
- the ahbC gene encoding 12,18-didecarboxysiroheme deacetylase, which gives rise to MIGISKLYCGTVEPSDALRYGRHSGQLPSHLLQFSIDKKPVVVWNVTRRCNLRCVHCYAHARDQVFPDEMTGAEGKKVLDDLAQFGTPVVLFSGGEPLMRPDLVELAAYAVEKGMRAVISTNGTLITPAVARELKTVGLSYVGISLDGMEPVNDRFRGVKGAFRMALDGITACREAGIKVGLRFTMNRLNAREIPAVFDLLEARDIPRVCFYHLVYAGRGTKLMEEDLSHEETRAAVDLIIDRTRDLHERGKPKEVLTVDNHADGPYLYLRMLREGSTRASEVLELLQMNEGNNSGRGIGCISWDGSVHADQFWRHYSFGNVRQRPFSEIWTDVSNPLMNQLKDKKLHVKGRCAECRWLGVCGGNFRVRSEAATGDLWAPDPACYLTEREIAG